The Sinorhizobium fredii genome contains the following window.
CGTTGACGCCAGCGGACATTTGATAGGAGCTTCGGGAGGCGTGTCGCCCGTCACCATCGGTGCTGATGGCGGGCATGTGCGTCTGCAGGCATCCGCGGCCACCGATCCCATTATCCACGCGACCGCCGGCTACCTTGGCCGATATCCAGCCGTCGCCGGGTCGTCTTCGGCTGAGCCGAGCGTGTTTTCCTTCAGCGATCCTGAGCACGGCACGATCTATGCGGCGGTCGACGGGGTCGAACCCGCTGCGCTGAACTGGACGATCGTCTCGGCCGTGCCGGCTTCGGATTTCCTGACGCCTGTGTTCCGCGCGGCCATTCTCTCCATCGGCGTCGGCGCCGCCATCATCGCCAGCTTCGTGGTTCTCGGACTTGCGGTGGTCGGACGCACCTTGCGGCCGCTGACGGCGCTGACGCAGGCGGCGCATGCGATAGCAAGCGGGGAATGGCGAGACGTTCCCAAGGTTCGCCGAAACGATGAAGTCGGGCTGCTTACCGAAGCCTTCACCCTCATGACCTCCCGTCTCAAGGAGACGCTGGAGGGGCTGCGTCGAAGTGAGGCCAATTTCGCAGAAGCGCAGCGCGTTGCCCATGTCGGCTATTGGGAACGCGATCTCGGCACGGATTGTCTCACCTGGTCCGAGGAGACCTACCGCATCTTCGGGCTGGCGCCGCGCGCTGGCGCGGTCAGTCTCGCCGAAGCGGTCGATCGGATACATCCGGAGGACCGGTCGAGCTGGAGCAAGGCCGCCACCGAAGCCGTGCGCGGCGAGTCGCGTTACGACCTGGAGTACCGCATCATCCGGCCCACCGGCGAGCAGCGTATCGTTCACAGCCAAGGCGATCTGACCAGGGACATGTCGGGCCGGGCGCTCAGCATGTTCGGCACGATCCAGGACATCACGGAACGCAAGCGGGCGGAAGAGGCGCTGCGCGACAGCGAGGAACAGTGGAGAGCCGTATTCGAGAACAATCCGACGATGTATTTCATGGTGGACGCGACCGGCACAATTGTGTCCGTGAACCCCTTTGGGGCGGAGCAGCTCGGTTACACGGTCGACGAATTGATCGGCCGTCCCGTGCAGGACGTCTTTTACGAGGCGGACCGGGACGCCGTGATGCGGCATGCGGCCGCCTGCCTCGAACATCTCGGCCAGGCGATGAGCTGGGAGCTGCGTAAGATCCGCAAGGACGGCTCGATGCTCTGGGTTCGCGAGACGGCCCGATCGATGGTGATCAGGAAGCGGCCCGTCATCCTGATCGTCTGCGAAGACGTTACCGAGCGCAAGCGCGCCGAAGAGGCCGCCCGGCGCAGCGAAGAGGAACTTCGCGAGGTGATTGAGACAGTTCCGGCAATGGTGTGGACCGCCTTGCCCGATGGCCGCATCGATTTCATCAATCGGCGGTGGCAGGAGTTCACCGGCTTGTCTCTCGACGGGGTTCCGCCGGCAGACTGGGAGCCCGAAGCCCGGTTCCACCCGGACGACCTCGAGCACTACATGTCCAGATGGCGTGCGTCCCTGGTAACGGGGCGACCCTTCGAGGCCGAGGTGCGGATCCGCCGAGCCTCGGACGGCGAGTATCGCTGGTGGTTCGAAAGTGCCGTGCCGCTCAGGGACGAGCACGGAAACATTGTCAAATGGTACGGTTTCCTCGTCGACATCGAAGACCGAAAGCGAGCCGAGGAAGCGCTGCAGCAGGCGCAGGCGGAGCTTGCCCATGTCACCCGCGTAACGACGATGGGCGCCCTGACATCCTCGATCGCTCACGAGGTCAACCAGCCGCTGGCCGCCGTGGTCACCAATGCCAACGCCGCCCTGCGCTGGCTTGCAAGCCAGCCCCCCAACCTCGAGGAAGCGCGGCAGACGCTCGGGCGCATCGTGCGGGACGGCCACCGCGCCGGCGAGGTGATCGGCCGGGTGCGGGGCCTCCTGAAGAAGACGGCGACGGTCACGGCACAGGTGGATCTGAACGGTCTCATCGAAGATTCGATAGCACTCGTTCACGGCGAGGTCCGCGGCCACCGCGTGACGCTGCGAACCGAACTGGCTGAGGACCTGCCGCCTGTCGCAGGCGACCGGGTCCAACTGCAGCAGGTAATTCTGAACCTGGTGATGAACGGCATCGAGTCTATGAAGAAAGTCGCGGACCGGCCACGAGAGTTGCTCATCACCTCCAAATCCGAAGCATCCGGGATGGCGTTGGTGGCGGTGCAGGACACCGGCGTCGGACTGGAACCGAAGGATACGGAGCGCGTGTTCGAGGCGTTTTTTACGACGAAGGCCGAGGGTCTGGGCATGGGACTGGCAATCTGCCGTTCGATCATCGAGGCGCATGGGGGCCGGCTATGGGCCGAAGCTAAGGAACCCTGGGGAGCCGTTTTTCAATTCTGCCTGCCCACGTATCCGGACGACAGCGTTTCTGCTGCGGGGACGTAGAAGGATCGCTGTAGCGGCAGCGGTTCGGACTTCAATCACCTGGGATGCCGCTCCAGGCCTGAGCGGATGCAGGTCAGCAGTTCCTGCTCGCCAAACGGCTTTTCCAGATAGCCGACAATGTCCGGGCTCAGCCCGCGCGCCCGAAGATTCTCGTTCGGATAGGCAGTGATCAGGACGGTCGGCATGCTCACGCCCAAGTCGACGAGCCGGCGGTGCAGCTCGAGCCCGCTCATGCCTGGCATGTGGATGTCCGTAACCAGGCAGTCCGTGTCGCGAAGACGGGGGAAGGCAAGGAAATCGTCGGCGGATGAAAAGGCCTCCGCGTCGAACCCCAGCGATCTCATGAGGCCCGTGGTCGCCTCGCGCATCGACTGGTCGTCATCGACGATCGCAATGAGAGGCTTCTTGGTTGGCACTGCCGCCTCCAAATACGCGATGGCGTCTTGCTGAAATCGAGCGTTACGGAGCAGGTCGTAACTTACAGCAGCAAGCGGGGGCGACAAAGGCAGAGCACCCTATACAATGGTATAGCTTCATCGGAAGGGTCCGCGCGACGAGCGTGAATTTTTCGGCTCGCGGGTGCCGACGATGCCGCTCGGCAGCGGCCCGAACGCGACGCCCCACCAGCCCCGTCGCCATGTAAATGACCTTGTGACCGAGATAATTCGGGCGCATGCTGAGCTACGAGACGAGTTCGTTTCGGAAATGGCTGAGGAGAGGGGAGTGTTGACATCGCGTCACCCGCGCTCTGCCGCTTCGCCTCCGCGCGAGGCCGCAGCGGCGGGCGCCGACAGATCGCTTCAACAAGAGCGGGCTCCCTGTTGGGGAGCGACGACATGACCGAGGCGCCTGCAACCGTCATCGTCATCGATGACGATCCGGCAATTCGCGAGGCGCTCGGCAGCCTGCTGCGGTCCGTCGGGTTTGAAGTGCAACTCCTCGCCTCGGTGAGCGACCTCCTCAATTCAGGTCGACCAGCCGGGCCGAGCTGCCTCGTGCTCGATGTCCGCCTGCCCGGGCAAAGCGGACTTGAATGTCAGCGGGAGCTGTCGCGGCGAGACATTCAGCTCCCGATCGTCTTCATTACCGGGCATGGCGACATTCCAATGTCCGTGCAGGCGATGAAGGGAGGGGCAATCGAGTTCCTGACGAAGCCGTTCCGCGATCAGGATCTTCTCGACGCCGTTCATCTCGGCCTCGCCCGCGACCGTGCCTGGCTTGAGAATGAAAAGGCCTTGTCCACCTTGCATGCAAGTTACGAGAGCCTGACGCCCCGGGAGCGCGAGGTGATGGCTTTGGTGGTGGCGGGACGGCTCAACAAGCAGATCGCCGGCGATCTGGGCGTCAGCGAGATCACGGTGAAGGTCCATCGCAGCCAGGTGATGCAGAAGATGCGGGCGAAGTCCTTGCCGGAGCTCGCCCGCATGGCGGACAAGCTGAAGCTCGCGCCCGGAAATCCGCAAGGCTCATAAGTTCGTATAAGACATGATGGCCTCACGTATAGGTCATCCCCTCCGCGCCGGTGCCCGATCTTTCCTCCTGGCCAATAGCCGTCGCGGACCCTTGCTGTTACCCTCAGGGCTACTTCTTCCCGTCGGGCCATTTGCTTTCAGATCGGCCCGCTTTGTGCCCCTCCCCGTCCCGGAGGGGCTTTTTTTGTCGGCATCGATCTGCGGGTCATAGCCCGGCGCCCGGAAGTCGTGCGGGAACGAGCACCCGGATGGCCGCGGGGACCACATGAGCGGATCAATCTCTTCTGAGGTGGTGGGAGAAGGGCGCCGCGATCGTCAGCTTTGAGCCGGTCGCGGCCAGGTAAAAGATGGCGTAAGGCCCGATGGGCGCCTTGACCCTAATGTATGGTCAAGGTCTGCACAGGAGGGCTGAGTTCTTCCTCAACCAGGCGAACAAGCTCCAGCGAGTACCAGGAAAGGCCGAAGCGGGTTCCGGTGACGTAAAGTGTGAAGGCGGATGTCAGGGCGCGCAGAGCTCGGCCCCCCTGATGCGCGGCCGGCTCCCGCGGCGTAACGCAAAATGTCATCAAATGCGCTTCCGAGTGCGGATTCGGCCGTGGCGCATAGTCGGGCGGCATGTAGAGCGGATGGCCCGGCAGGGCGGTCCATCCTTCCGATACGCGCTGGGAGAACAGCTGCAATGGGAGCAGATCGATTTCGATGCTGTTGGGTTCCTGTGTCATGGTTACAATCCC
Protein-coding sequences here:
- a CDS encoding PAS domain S-box protein; the encoded protein is MSERLIREVTQAVNRDVGHRVRAAEKAVSRLANDLLRRDVALRDREAVARELYALLAEEPDVDWMFFGNEAGGLVSVGRLADSNVVFLMTDDFRAGVVREFEALEGGKIGRLRKSEAPFDARGRTWYVEAKKTGARYWTEPYLGLVEPILGTSLSTPVVDKDGNFVGVGGIDLILTQLSRSLQTLDVGDNGRAFIVDASGHLIGASGGVSPVTIGADGGHVRLQASAATDPIIHATAGYLGRYPAVAGSSSAEPSVFSFSDPEHGTIYAAVDGVEPAALNWTIVSAVPASDFLTPVFRAAILSIGVGAAIIASFVVLGLAVVGRTLRPLTALTQAAHAIASGEWRDVPKVRRNDEVGLLTEAFTLMTSRLKETLEGLRRSEANFAEAQRVAHVGYWERDLGTDCLTWSEETYRIFGLAPRAGAVSLAEAVDRIHPEDRSSWSKAATEAVRGESRYDLEYRIIRPTGEQRIVHSQGDLTRDMSGRALSMFGTIQDITERKRAEEALRDSEEQWRAVFENNPTMYFMVDATGTIVSVNPFGAEQLGYTVDELIGRPVQDVFYEADRDAVMRHAAACLEHLGQAMSWELRKIRKDGSMLWVRETARSMVIRKRPVILIVCEDVTERKRAEEAARRSEEELREVIETVPAMVWTALPDGRIDFINRRWQEFTGLSLDGVPPADWEPEARFHPDDLEHYMSRWRASLVTGRPFEAEVRIRRASDGEYRWWFESAVPLRDEHGNIVKWYGFLVDIEDRKRAEEALQQAQAELAHVTRVTTMGALTSSIAHEVNQPLAAVVTNANAALRWLASQPPNLEEARQTLGRIVRDGHRAGEVIGRVRGLLKKTATVTAQVDLNGLIEDSIALVHGEVRGHRVTLRTELAEDLPPVAGDRVQLQQVILNLVMNGIESMKKVADRPRELLITSKSEASGMALVAVQDTGVGLEPKDTERVFEAFFTTKAEGLGMGLAICRSIIEAHGGRLWAEAKEPWGAVFQFCLPTYPDDSVSAAGT
- a CDS encoding response regulator transcription factor — protein: MPTKKPLIAIVDDDQSMREATTGLMRSLGFDAEAFSSADDFLAFPRLRDTDCLVTDIHMPGMSGLELHRRLVDLGVSMPTVLITAYPNENLRARGLSPDIVGYLEKPFGEQELLTCIRSGLERHPR
- a CDS encoding response regulator transcription factor, yielding MTEAPATVIVIDDDPAIREALGSLLRSVGFEVQLLASVSDLLNSGRPAGPSCLVLDVRLPGQSGLECQRELSRRDIQLPIVFITGHGDIPMSVQAMKGGAIEFLTKPFRDQDLLDAVHLGLARDRAWLENEKALSTLHASYESLTPREREVMALVVAGRLNKQIAGDLGVSEITVKVHRSQVMQKMRAKSLPELARMADKLKLAPGNPQGS